Proteins from one Panicum virgatum strain AP13 chromosome 7K, P.virgatum_v5, whole genome shotgun sequence genomic window:
- the LOC120639884 gene encoding succinate dehydrogenase subunit 3-1, mitochondrial-like has product MEKYNNTQFAPLRDAPFALRGAIGGSNSNLEQARGYTSLPLAALRPNVSAPGSRAMHTSRPMAAPVANRPLSPHLPLKKPQFSATFSISHRIFGVALGVAIISVPLATNSST; this is encoded by the exons ATGGAGAAGTATAACAACACTCAGTTTGCGCCCTTGAGAGATGCTCCATTTGCTCTCCGTG GTGCTATTGGTGGCTCGAACTCAAATCTTGAGCAAGCCAGAGGCTACACATCTTTGCCTCTAGCAGCCCTGCGACCAAATGTGTCTGCACCTGGAAGCCGAGCCATGCACACAAGCCGCCCCATGGCAGCTCCTGTTGCAAACCGCCCATTGTCGCCCCacctcccactgaagaagcCACAGTTCAGTGCTACGTTCTCAATCTCGCACCGTATTTTCGGTGTCGCGTTGGGAGTTGCCATCATATCTGTCCCTCTTGCCACCAATAGTTCAACCTGA